Genomic window (Chengkuizengella sediminis):
AACTGGAGTTCCGATCTTTGGTAAAGTATTTACAGATTCAGTGGGAAAACCAGGTGAAGATGGAGATACTTACGTCAAAATGATGGAATGGAATATTGATATGATTTATAACGGGGTTACTTCCGAATAAGAGAAGATGATTAGAAACCATCTATGATGAAAATCATAGGTGGTTTTTTGACGCTCATAGAATTCCAAAAGAAAGTGCATATGGACATGAAGAGGTGAATAAGAATAATGGAATACAAAGGATAGATAGAGGTTTGAGGTTCAAATCAATTCTTATATCGATAGAGGATGTGAATTCATGAAGGCAAGTGTGATTATGCCAGTTTATAATGTTAGAAACTTGTTGAAAGCTTGTCTATTAACATTTAAACACCAAGTACTAGAACATGAGGATAGTTTTGAAGTGATTGTAATAGATGATGGTTCAACGGATGGTACAGCTGAAGTCGTATCATCAATGGCTTTAAATTATGAATCGAAATATATATACATACCGAGAAGTGAACATTCCTCTAGATCAGCTGCAAGAAACAAAGGTATAGAGGCCGCAAATGGTGATGTCATTTTGTTTATTGATGGAGACCACCTTGTACCTCCCAATTATATAAATGAACATTTAAGGTTTCATAAAGCTTATGATAATTTTGCAATTATTGGTTTCCGTCAGTTTTTATCTGAAGGAGATACTCAAGTGGAAAAATTAGCAGAAGGGTTTTCTGAAGAAATGTATCCTCCTATAAAAAAGATAGATGAAAGATTTCAAATCATAGGTCAGTTTTCAGAGAACTTCAGTAATCTTTCATTTGCATGGTATTTATTTTGGACATGTAATACTTCAGTTAAAAGAAATATGGTTGAAAAAATTGGTGGTTTTGATGAAGATTTTATATATTGGGGACTTGAGGATAGCGAATTTGGGTATCGATTGTACAAGGAAGGGGTTAAATTTGCTTACAGTCGTGAATCTATCGTTTACCATCAACATCATGAAGCTGACGAAATGGATAAAATTTTAAAATGGAGCCAAAATTATGAGATTTTTAGAAATAAACATTCAGATATGGAAGTAAAGATGTTAGAAATAATGGACATTTATAAAAATGCAATAAATAAAATGAATACAATGTCATGGATTAATAAGTTTACCCTGTTAGAATATGCTATCAGAGCATGGAAAAAAGGGAGAACCCTTGATAACATTTCCCCAACTGTCCATCACTTAACTGGTGATTTAGAAGAATCAACTATTCAAAAAATATTGGAAGAAGCAGAGCATAAACCAATCCTTATCATGGATCATTCAAATGAAGAGATGTTAGATGTGAGAATACAGATGCATGAATCTAAATTTGATATAAAGTATTATAAAGGAAAAAGAAGAGTATGATTCTTCAATGTTGAAGTGAAGGGATTATACTATCATATTTGTTTTATCATGATCTCTTTAATTTGTTGAGGATGGTCCACTATATATTCTGGCTTTCCCTGTTCTAGCAGCCTCCTTGCATCGAACCCCCATGAAACACAGATAATTTTAATTTTTGCTTTTTTACATGCTTCAATATCTCTTATTTCGTCTCCAATATATATTACATTTTCTTTTTTGATTTTAAAATGGTTTAAATACTTATAAATTAGTCGATGTTTGCCAAAAACATTTGTTGAGCAAAAAACTTTGCTAATATGTTTAATCCTGTGCTTGGACAAGTATTGAATGATATTCTTTTTATCGTTTGTTGATATAATGCCAAGTTGATATCCTAACTTATGTAATTCCTTTATAACTTCTGGTACTCCATTCACAGTAGGGATTTTTAATATTCTTTGTTTATATTTTTTCCTTACCTCGTTGACAAGACTGGGTAGTTTCCACAATGGTACCTTAAGATACTTACTCCTTTGAGGTATGCTTAGAGAACTTAAGTATGGGATTTCATCCTTTTCAATAAGCTTATAATTATATTTTGCTGCAAGTTCATTATATATATCTATCGTTAGGCTCTTGGACTGTACAATCGTCCCATCAAAATCAAAAATGATATGTTTCATTTAAGTCCCTCCTAAGTAAGTATATGTTTATTCCAACTAATTAAAGAATATGTGACTATAAGTCATTATAAATGAATTCAGGAGAAAATAAATTAGATTCAAAAGGTTGGGGAATTGACGTTTCAAATGGTTTACATGTTTTGTTAATGAGATTAGATCGAGATTATGGGAAAATATCATTATGGGTTACTGAAAATGGTGTAGAGTTTCCAGATATCAATTCAAAAATAAAAAAATAAAAAAATAATGGACATAGCATTATTATTATCAACATTTAAATTCTTGTTATCTAGCAATTAAGGATAGGGAGAATTTACAAGGGTATTATGTTTGGTCACTTCTCGACACTTTATATCCTCATTTATAATCCCCGTTCTTTTATTTTCAATGGATCTAGATTAATTTTTAACTGCTAGATTATTTGGTTAAATTTATACAAATTCATCAAAATTCATCAAAATTCATCATTAATCGCAAATATTATACAAAATTCCCAAAAATTCAACTGTAAAATATAAAATATATAGTATAGAATATAGGAGACAGTACAAAATTTTATTTCAGTAAGAAATGAGAGAATTCAGATGGTAGAAGCATTAGCTTTTAGAATAGCAAAATCTATAAAAGATGTTGATCCAAAAAATACTGCAAGTATTGAAGTTATGAAATTTGCTTTAGTAGTTTTAATAGACGGGTTTTTAGTATTTTCAATTTCACTTATCATAAGTATTATTTTAAATCAAACAGTACTAACTATGTTAGGACTATTTTCATTTGTAATTTTACGATATATTACTGGAGGGTATCATTTTAAAAGTGCTCTAGCATGTTCAATTACTTCTATTATAATGGTTGTCTTAATTCCATTCATTTCTATAACTGGTTGGATGTATGAATTATTTGCAGGATTAAGTATATTACTGATTTTAATCTTTGCACCTGCTAATTTGGAAGGGCGGACGAGAATTCCTAAGAAATTTTATCCTTATTTAAAATTAACTGCGATTGTGTTAGTGGTGAGTAGTTACATAATTAAATCAGATCCTATTACACTAGCATTTCTTATACAGTCAATAACCTTGATTGGAAGGAGGGTTTAATATGAGAATGAAGAAGTTGGCAATATTAACATCAAAAATTTTAAGTATAGTATCTCTAGGATTCGTTAGTGTAGCATGTCATTGGACTATGAATCAACCAGAAGTACCAGAAGAGCTGTTACATAAGTAGAACTTTCAAATATTTTTAATTACTAGTTAATATATAAAAAGGCTCCAAATTTCGTAAAATAAGCTGGGGCTTTTTTATATTTAAAAATTCTTTTGTATTATACTTTTAATGGCAATTCTACTCTAAATTCAATTTCATTATTTAAAGAAGTTAAGATTTTTATTTGTCCTTTATAATAATCCACTCTATCTTTAACTATAGCTAATCCAATGCCTTCATGTAAGTCTTTTTCTTTAGTTGAATAACCTGAAGTAAACAAATCATTTTTTGTATTTTGAATCTTTATACTGCATGGGTTTTTAGTTATAATATATAATTTCCCGTTTTCTGTAGTAACTTTTAAATTAATCCATCTTTTTTCCAATGGAAAGTTATTAACTTCATCTATAGCATTATCTATTAGATTTCCTAAGATTTTAACTATATCTATCGATGTTATACCTAAAGATAGTCCATCTAACCCAGAAACTTCATATTTAAATTTCACTTTTTTATCAAGGGAAATAATCATTTTGCTTTGTATTAAGGCTGCTATTGCTGGATGCCCTATTTGTAAAATCTCGTTTACTTCGGAAATTTCTTCAGTAAGTTCTTTAGTATATTCTTCTAATTGGTTGTATTTTTTGTATTTAACAAAACCATGAATAACTTGAACATGATTTAGAAAATCATGTCTTTGACCTCTAATACTCGTAAACATCCGATTTACATCTTCGATATAGAATTGCTGAGTCATTCTAATAGCTTCATTTTTAGATTGTTTTATCGTATTGAAAGTTAATATCATAATAATGAGACTTATAAATATCATTAAAAACAACAAGATATAAATTATTTTAGATAAATTATGGAATGATCCAAAATAGCCTATTGACATAATTAATGCGGTCATCAAAAATTGAATAGACAAAATACACACTAATAATGTGATCTTTTTGTTTTTTTTAATAGTCTCTATAAG
Coding sequences:
- a CDS encoding glycosyltransferase family 2 protein, giving the protein MKASVIMPVYNVRNLLKACLLTFKHQVLEHEDSFEVIVIDDGSTDGTAEVVSSMALNYESKYIYIPRSEHSSRSAARNKGIEAANGDVILFIDGDHLVPPNYINEHLRFHKAYDNFAIIGFRQFLSEGDTQVEKLAEGFSEEMYPPIKKIDERFQIIGQFSENFSNLSFAWYLFWTCNTSVKRNMVEKIGGFDEDFIYWGLEDSEFGYRLYKEGVKFAYSRESIVYHQHHEADEMDKILKWSQNYEIFRNKHSDMEVKMLEIMDIYKNAINKMNTMSWINKFTLLEYAIRAWKKGRTLDNISPTVHHLTGDLEESTIQKILEEAEHKPILIMDHSNEEMLDVRIQMHESKFDIKYYKGKRRV
- a CDS encoding HAD-IA family hydrolase, coding for MKHIIFDFDGTIVQSKSLTIDIYNELAAKYNYKLIEKDEIPYLSSLSIPQRSKYLKVPLWKLPSLVNEVRKKYKQRILKIPTVNGVPEVIKELHKLGYQLGIISTNDKKNIIQYLSKHRIKHISKVFCSTNVFGKHRLIYKYLNHFKIKKENVIYIGDEIRDIEACKKAKIKIICVSWGFDARRLLEQGKPEYIVDHPQQIKEIMIKQI
- a CDS encoding family 1 glycosylhydrolase gives rise to the protein MNSGENKLDSKGWGIDVSNGLHVLLMRLDRDYGKISLWVTENGVEFPDINSKIKK
- a CDS encoding accessory gene regulator B family protein codes for the protein MVEALAFRIAKSIKDVDPKNTASIEVMKFALVVLIDGFLVFSISLIISIILNQTVLTMLGLFSFVILRYITGGYHFKSALACSITSIIMVVLIPFISITGWMYELFAGLSILLILIFAPANLEGRTRIPKKFYPYLKLTAIVLVVSSYIIKSDPITLAFLIQSITLIGRRV
- a CDS encoding cyclic lactone autoinducer peptide, with the protein product MRMKKLAILTSKILSIVSLGFVSVACHWTMNQPEVPEELLHK
- a CDS encoding sensor histidine kinase produces the protein MIETFLELFMNALPLILVYSIPTYFIIIYFSFTFWGVSIKDKWKKILLFATLESIYIGLFIFDLPLYLHLINGIISYFILFFLVFYSLNTIYKIIIPSFAYITAMFLEGISGSVIFLFIPREQFINSVMNMLYITVFITTIMILLNYLMNRKKWFPGKDLIETIKKNKKITLLVCILSIQFLMTALIMSIGYFGSFHNLSKIIYILLFLMIFISLIIMILTFNTIKQSKNEAIRMTQQFYIEDVNRMFTSIRGQRHDFLNHVQVIHGFVKYKKYNQLEEYTKELTEEISEVNEILQIGHPAIAALIQSKMIISLDKKVKFKYEVSGLDGLSLGITSIDIVKILGNLIDNAIDEVNNFPLEKRWINLKVTTENGKLYIITKNPCSIKIQNTKNDLFTSGYSTKEKDLHEGIGLAIVKDRVDYYKGQIKILTSLNNEIEFRVELPLKV